In a genomic window of Halostella litorea:
- a CDS encoding isoaspartyl peptidase/L-asparaginase produces MQVIVHGGAGASPDDPEARQAVLDDAAATGADADAPLDAVTAAVRALESNPRFNAGVGGSVQSDGAIRTDAGLMTDEREVGAVASLPGVEHAVSAARVVLEETPHVLVAGDRAVELAADYGVETDCDLWTERTRERWADVEPPDGGPADHLAWLRERFGGIDAGTGDGTDHDTVGAVAREGDRLAAATSTGGRWLALAGRVGDVPQVGSGFYCAPAGGASATGAGEDIARVTLARRAVRRLERGDDAAAAADAAIESFGEITGSDAGVIVLGRDGSVGSAFNSDAMQTATAKK; encoded by the coding sequence ATGCAGGTCATCGTCCACGGCGGCGCGGGCGCGTCGCCCGACGACCCCGAGGCGCGACAGGCGGTGCTCGACGACGCGGCGGCGACCGGGGCCGACGCCGACGCGCCACTGGACGCGGTGACGGCCGCGGTCCGGGCGCTGGAGTCGAACCCCCGGTTCAACGCGGGCGTCGGCGGGTCGGTCCAGTCCGACGGCGCGATCCGGACCGACGCCGGCCTCATGACCGACGAGCGTGAAGTCGGCGCGGTCGCGTCGCTGCCGGGCGTCGAACACGCCGTCTCGGCCGCCAGGGTGGTGCTGGAGGAGACGCCCCACGTCCTCGTGGCCGGCGACCGCGCGGTCGAACTCGCCGCGGACTACGGCGTCGAGACCGACTGCGACCTCTGGACCGAGCGCACCCGCGAGCGGTGGGCCGACGTCGAGCCGCCGGACGGCGGCCCGGCCGACCACCTCGCGTGGCTCCGCGAGCGCTTCGGCGGGATCGACGCCGGCACCGGCGACGGGACCGACCACGACACGGTCGGCGCGGTCGCCCGCGAAGGGGACCGCCTCGCCGCGGCGACGTCCACCGGCGGCCGCTGGCTCGCGCTCGCCGGCCGCGTCGGTGACGTCCCGCAGGTCGGGAGCGGCTTCTACTGCGCCCCGGCCGGCGGCGCCAGCGCGACGGGTGCCGGCGAGGACATCGCCCGCGTGACGCTCGCCCGGCGGGCGGTCCGGCGGCTCGAACGCGGCGACGACGCCGCGGCCGCCGCCGACGCGGCGATCGAGTCGTTCGGCGAGATCACCGGCTCGGACGCCGGCGTCATCGTGCTCGGCCGCGACGGGAGCGTCGGCTCCGCGTTCAACAGCGACGCGATGCAGACCGCCACCGCGAAAAAATAG
- a CDS encoding DUF7835 family putative zinc beta-ribbon protein — protein MATTDDSLDGMTEPCSACGTDTLHEVSVQIRTESVKDENAQFSREPYRVAECQRCGERSSQRMNNA, from the coding sequence ATGGCAACGACTGACGACTCCCTCGACGGGATGACCGAACCCTGCAGCGCGTGTGGCACGGACACGCTCCACGAAGTGTCCGTCCAGATCCGGACCGAGAGCGTGAAGGACGAAAACGCGCAGTTCTCCCGTGAACCGTACCGCGTCGCGGAGTGTCAGCGCTGCGGCGAGCGCTCCAGCCAGCGGATGAACAACGCCTAA
- a CDS encoding cation diffusion facilitator family transporter, with translation MNRGAALRVVGIVVLVANLALALAKGGVWYWTGSLAVGSEAVNSLADCAYSVVVLAGLYLTTQPPDFEHPHGHERIEPFVSLFIALAIFAVGGVVFYSAVTDILAGEVAVTHGWAAVVVLVATAAVKYGLYRYCLRVGEENSSPAVRAAAVDNRNDILTAAAALVGVAGAGMGFPVLDPLAAGVVSVGIVYTGVEIVRDNVNYLVGGAPPEDLRAEIVARALSHPDVEGVHDVIAHYVGPEIDVSLHVEVEGDRTLREAHAIETAIIQSIRELPEVDDAYVHVDPKELGEWKEDEVADELLRQIRGGE, from the coding sequence ATGAACCGCGGCGCGGCGCTTCGGGTGGTCGGGATCGTCGTCCTGGTCGCCAACCTGGCGCTGGCCCTGGCCAAGGGCGGCGTCTGGTACTGGACGGGGAGCCTCGCGGTCGGCTCCGAGGCGGTCAACAGCCTCGCCGACTGCGCGTACAGCGTCGTCGTGCTCGCCGGACTCTACCTGACGACCCAGCCGCCCGACTTCGAACACCCCCACGGCCACGAGCGAATCGAGCCGTTCGTCTCGCTTTTCATCGCGCTGGCCATCTTCGCCGTCGGCGGGGTCGTGTTCTACAGCGCCGTCACCGACATCCTCGCCGGGGAGGTGGCCGTCACTCACGGGTGGGCCGCGGTGGTCGTCCTCGTGGCGACGGCGGCGGTCAAGTACGGCCTCTACCGGTACTGTCTCCGGGTCGGCGAGGAGAACAGTTCCCCGGCGGTGCGGGCCGCCGCGGTCGACAACCGCAACGACATCCTCACCGCCGCGGCGGCGCTGGTCGGCGTCGCCGGGGCCGGGATGGGCTTCCCGGTCCTCGACCCCCTCGCGGCGGGCGTCGTCTCGGTCGGCATCGTCTACACCGGCGTCGAGATCGTCCGGGACAACGTCAACTACCTCGTCGGGGGCGCGCCGCCCGAGGACCTCCGGGCCGAGATCGTCGCCCGCGCGCTCTCCCATCCCGACGTCGAGGGCGTCCACGACGTGATCGCCCACTACGTCGGCCCGGAGATAGACGTGAGCCTCCACGTCGAGGTGGAGGGCGACCGCACGCTCCGCGAGGCCCACGCCATCGAGACGGCGATCATCCAGTCGATCCGCGAACTCCCGGAGGTCGACGACGCGTACGTCCACGTCGACCCGAAGGAACTAGGGGAGTGGAAAGAGGACGAGGTCGCGGACGAACTGCTCCGGCAGATCCGCGGCGGCGAGTGA
- a CDS encoding HIT family protein, translating to MDQVFAPWRIEWVEREGKNPEIDDCVFCELPAFDDDVENLVVARSDHAFVLLNNYPYNPGHAMVIPDRHTGEYGDLSDEVLLDHARLKQRTFAALRDALDPDGFNAGLNLGDGAGGSVEDHLHTHVVPRWEGDTNFMPVLSDTKVIVEALADTYDRLHEAFAAQDGTTVAETGAVRVEDAG from the coding sequence ATGGACCAGGTGTTCGCACCGTGGCGGATCGAGTGGGTCGAACGCGAGGGGAAGAACCCGGAGATAGACGACTGCGTCTTCTGCGAACTGCCGGCGTTCGACGACGACGTGGAGAACCTGGTCGTCGCCCGGAGCGACCACGCGTTCGTCCTGCTCAACAACTACCCGTACAACCCGGGCCACGCGATGGTGATCCCGGACCGGCACACGGGGGAGTACGGCGACCTGTCGGACGAGGTGCTGCTGGACCACGCCCGCCTGAAACAGCGGACGTTCGCGGCGCTCCGCGACGCGCTCGACCCCGACGGCTTCAACGCCGGGCTGAACCTCGGCGACGGGGCGGGCGGGTCGGTCGAGGACCACCTCCACACCCACGTCGTCCCGCGCTGGGAGGGCGACACCAACTTCATGCCCGTGCTGAGCGACACGAAGGTGATAGTCGAGGCGCTGGCGGACACGTACGACCGCCTGCACGAGGCCTTCGCCGCGCAGGACGGCACGACGGTGGCGGAGACCGGCGCGGTCCGGGTCGAGGACGCCGGCTGA
- a CDS encoding midas domain-containing protein — MNKQAILAVFLTAMMLLSVAPAGAAGTTTTEPADGATATDGVLLQNVTVEELELGNVTVENATIEELHVERLQTNDRAFTNTTFENVTFEQLTLEDVTLEDVAGEEETLSEVFGDDIETTPVATNETNGTDAMNETGNDTVGDNETTMNESESMNESDGLNETDGDNATAGWNLAQEDNETTDNETGMQEGNETTDNETTADNETVGDNETTDGLNETDNATDGMNESDAMNETDGMQAADGGQGLVVQNLTIERLTVETLVVEELTIQNDELGVFGQAEDGAMNESDMMNESDTMNESDTMNESDGMNESDGLNGTDNATDGMNETGNDTVGDNESDTMNESDGMNETDEDNATAGWNLAQEDNETTDNETGMQEGNETTDNETVSDDNETTDGLNETDNGTDGMNETDGMNETDAMNETDTQEDARVIGELVIEEMSVERMTVESMTVESVSSPDIDLESEGMNGTNATNESDDGMLADDGMDDNETTMNETGNDTVGDNETTMNESDGLNETDEDNATAGWNLAQEDNETTDNETGMQEGNETTDNETVSDDNETVGDNETTDGLNETDNATDGMNETDGMNESDGMNETDAMNETDTQQEVDVEQVTVGNVTVGNATVSQASVGEVELSFSDDFDSLVITEANLPSNAMIGDSYNVTVTVLNPTDERVSEFVQYRIGGSNYQSERAGVPAGETENVTFETEELQFPEGEFTQSVNTSKHSVFNQIGISAPEDEERPLDAVGDDQGVTPDDNGTADNGTTADNETTADNETLAGNDTVGENTTADNATAGDGNVSDDGAVDEDGATETNATAGNETEADGAIVA, encoded by the coding sequence ATGAACAAGCAAGCGATTCTGGCCGTGTTTCTCACGGCTATGATGTTGCTCTCCGTCGCACCGGCGGGGGCAGCAGGTACAACAACGACGGAACCGGCAGACGGGGCGACGGCGACCGACGGCGTCCTGCTCCAGAACGTGACCGTCGAGGAGCTCGAACTCGGGAACGTGACGGTCGAGAACGCGACCATCGAGGAGCTGCACGTCGAGCGGCTTCAGACGAACGACCGCGCGTTCACGAACACGACGTTCGAGAACGTGACGTTCGAACAGCTCACGCTGGAGGACGTCACGCTCGAAGACGTCGCCGGCGAGGAGGAGACCCTCAGCGAGGTGTTCGGCGACGACATCGAGACGACGCCGGTCGCCACGAACGAGACGAACGGCACGGACGCGATGAACGAGACGGGCAACGACACCGTCGGCGACAACGAGACGACGATGAACGAGTCGGAGTCGATGAACGAGTCGGACGGTCTCAACGAGACGGACGGGGACAACGCCACGGCCGGCTGGAACCTCGCCCAGGAGGACAACGAGACGACCGACAACGAGACCGGGATGCAGGAGGGTAACGAGACGACCGACAACGAAACGACCGCCGACAACGAGACGGTCGGCGACAACGAAACGACCGACGGTCTCAACGAAACGGACAACGCGACCGACGGGATGAACGAGTCGGACGCGATGAACGAAACCGACGGGATGCAGGCGGCCGACGGCGGTCAGGGACTGGTCGTGCAGAACCTGACCATCGAACGGCTCACCGTCGAGACGCTCGTCGTCGAGGAGCTGACGATCCAGAACGACGAACTCGGCGTCTTCGGTCAGGCCGAGGACGGCGCGATGAACGAGTCGGACATGATGAACGAGTCGGATACGATGAACGAGTCGGACACGATGAATGAGTCCGACGGGATGAACGAGTCGGACGGTCTGAACGGGACCGACAACGCGACCGACGGGATGAACGAGACGGGCAACGACACCGTCGGCGACAACGAGTCGGACACGATGAACGAGTCCGACGGGATGAACGAGACGGACGAGGACAACGCCACGGCCGGCTGGAACCTCGCCCAGGAGGACAACGAGACGACCGACAACGAGACCGGGATGCAGGAGGGCAACGAGACGACCGACAACGAAACCGTCTCCGACGACAACGAGACGACCGACGGTCTCAACGAAACCGACAACGGGACCGACGGGATGAACGAGACGGACGGCATGAACGAAACCGACGCGATGAACGAGACCGACACCCAGGAGGACGCTCGGGTGATCGGCGAACTCGTCATCGAGGAGATGTCCGTCGAGCGGATGACGGTCGAGTCCATGACCGTCGAGTCGGTCTCCTCGCCCGACATCGACCTCGAAAGCGAGGGGATGAACGGGACCAACGCGACGAACGAGTCGGACGACGGGATGCTGGCCGACGACGGGATGGACGACAACGAGACGACGATGAACGAGACGGGCAACGACACCGTCGGCGACAACGAGACGACGATGAACGAGTCCGACGGTCTCAACGAGACGGACGAGGACAACGCCACGGCCGGCTGGAACCTCGCCCAGGAGGACAACGAGACGACGGACAACGAGACCGGGATGCAGGAGGGCAACGAAACGACCGACAACGAAACCGTCTCCGACGACAACGAGACGGTCGGCGACAACGAGACGACCGACGGTCTCAACGAAACCGACAACGCGACCGACGGGATGAACGAGACGGACGGCATGAACGAATCGGACGGCATGAACGAGACCGACGCGATGAACGAGACCGACACCCAGCAGGAGGTCGACGTCGAGCAGGTCACGGTCGGCAACGTGACCGTCGGCAACGCGACGGTATCGCAGGCGTCGGTGGGCGAGGTCGAACTGTCGTTCTCCGACGACTTCGACAGCCTGGTCATCACCGAGGCGAACCTGCCGTCGAACGCGATGATCGGGGACAGCTACAACGTCACGGTGACGGTGCTGAACCCGACTGACGAGCGGGTGTCGGAGTTCGTCCAGTACCGCATCGGCGGGAGCAACTACCAGTCGGAGCGCGCGGGCGTCCCGGCCGGTGAGACCGAGAACGTCACGTTCGAGACCGAGGAACTCCAGTTCCCCGAGGGCGAGTTCACGCAGTCGGTGAACACCAGCAAGCACTCGGTGTTCAACCAGATCGGCATCTCCGCCCCCGAGGACGAGGAACGGCCGCTCGACGCCGTCGGTGACGACCAGGGCGTCACGCCCGACGACAACGGGACGGCCGATAACGGGACGACCGCTGACAACGAAACGACCGCAGACAACGAGACGCTGGCCGGCAACGACACCGTCGGCGAGAACACGACGGCGGACAACGCGACCGCCGGCGACGGGAACGTCTCCGACGACGGCGCGGTCGACGAGGACGGCGCGACCGAGACCAACGCCACGGCCGGCAACGAGACGGAGGCCGACGGGGCGATAGTCGCGTAA
- the map gene encoding type II methionyl aminopeptidase, with amino-acid sequence MADSDVDLDAEKYEKHREAGEILAQVREEAADRVEVGESHLAVAEYAEERIRELGGEPAFPVNISIDEEAAHATPSIDDEETFGEEMVNLDIGVHVDGWLADTAVTVDLSGHDELAEASEEALNAALDVVEPGVETGEIGAAIEDVIDGYGFNPVVNLTGHGLGHWEQHTAPNIPNRAVSQGTTLEVGDVVAVEPFATDGSGKVNEGADEEIFALEREGSIRNRQARQALEQITEEFRTLPFATRWLDTSRAKMALRRLKSQDIVHGYPVLKEDDGALVSQKEHTIIVTPDGCEVTTR; translated from the coding sequence ATGGCAGACAGCGACGTGGACCTGGACGCCGAGAAGTACGAGAAACACCGGGAGGCCGGCGAGATACTCGCGCAGGTCCGCGAGGAGGCCGCCGACCGCGTCGAGGTCGGCGAGTCCCACCTGGCGGTCGCGGAGTACGCCGAGGAGCGCATCCGGGAACTCGGGGGCGAACCCGCCTTCCCGGTCAACATCAGCATCGACGAGGAGGCGGCCCACGCCACGCCGAGCATCGACGACGAGGAGACGTTCGGCGAGGAGATGGTCAACCTCGACATCGGCGTCCACGTCGACGGCTGGCTCGCCGACACCGCGGTCACGGTGGACCTCTCGGGCCACGACGAACTGGCCGAGGCCAGCGAGGAGGCGCTGAACGCCGCGCTGGACGTCGTCGAACCCGGGGTCGAAACCGGCGAGATCGGCGCGGCGATCGAGGACGTGATCGACGGGTACGGGTTCAACCCGGTCGTCAACCTCACCGGTCACGGGCTGGGCCACTGGGAACAGCACACCGCGCCGAACATCCCGAACCGCGCCGTCTCGCAGGGAACGACCCTCGAAGTCGGCGACGTGGTCGCCGTCGAACCGTTCGCCACGGACGGCTCGGGGAAGGTAAACGAGGGGGCCGACGAGGAGATATTCGCCCTGGAGCGCGAGGGGTCGATCCGCAACCGCCAGGCCCGCCAGGCCCTAGAGCAGATCACCGAGGAGTTCCGGACGCTCCCGTTCGCGACGCGGTGGCTCGACACCTCGCGGGCGAAGATGGCGCTCCGGCGGCTGAAATCGCAGGACATCGTCCACGGCTACCCCGTGCTGAAGGAGGACGACGGCGCGTTGGTGAGTCAGAAAGAGCACACGATCATCGTCACCCCCGACGGGTGCGAGGTCACGACGCGTTAG